Within the Candidatus Hydrogenedentota bacterium genome, the region AGACCACAAAATGACGGCCCGGGTTTCAATTATGGTGAGATATCCGGGCTAAGGCCATTTGTGGCCTTTCCCGTCAGTTGCGCGGAATGAAACGCGCAGGGATGGGGGGCGTTGCTTTCGCCATCGCGGGACCGTATTATCGGGGTGGCTGAGGGCTTCACTCTGTGAATACACCACAATGGGAATCAGTTCCGATGAAAGAAAATGGCATTTTTAACAGCGTTCTTTTGCGCTGGACGGCAGTGTTGATGCTGCCATTAGCCGCCGCATGGGCGCAGCAACTGGGAGAAGGCGCGGCGGACATCACCAATCACTGGGGCGTGGCGGAGACTGTCCGCATCAGCACGGAGGAGGTGGTTGTGCAGCATGCCGTGGAGGGGCGTTCGTACCACCATCACTGCCAGATGGCCGCCCAGCCCCCGTATTTTTTCCTCGCCTTTTCCAGTGGGGCGAAAAATGAGGATGATGTCGGGCAGGAGGTTTTCTTTACCCGGTCCCGCGATGGCGGCGTGACTTGGGACACGCCGCGCGGCATCGTCAAGCCGCCCATGGGGGAGCACGCCCCGTTTGTCGCCACGGCCACAGGCTTGCGCGCCTTTTACGACCCGGAGAGTGGGGGGCGGTTGCTGGCCGCTTATTACGGCCTCTACGAATACCAGGCAGGCGGGCTTGCGGACGGCGCGCGCAGGCCGGGAGACGCCAACCACCAAAACACCCGGTGCATGGTCATTCTGTCCGAGGACGATGGCGTCACTTGGTCCGCACCGCGCCTGGTCGCGGAGAATGTGGTGTGCAATCTGGGGCCGCAGTTGACCGCTTCCGGCCGCCTCATCATGCCCGCCAATGTGGTTTTTCTGCACACTGACGACCCTTCCGGCCTTTCCGGCTGGGTGCGGGCCGCCCTGCCCGGCATTCCCCCGGAGCATCCGGACGACTCCGCCGGATTTGCCCGGCTTTTTGCCGAAGACCCGGACCGGTTCGGATTTTGCGAGGGGTCCATGTTTCAGACGGACAACGGGGTGCTGCGCATGATGCTCCGCACCAA harbors:
- a CDS encoding exo-alpha-sialidase encodes the protein MLPLAAAWAQQLGEGAADITNHWGVAETVRISTEEVVVQHAVEGRSYHHHCQMAAQPPYFFLAFSSGAKNEDDVGQEVFFTRSRDGGVTWDTPRGIVKPPMGEHAPFVATATGLRAFYDPESGGRLLAAYYGLYEYQAGGLADGARRPGDANHQNTRCMVILSEDDGVTWSAPRLVAENVVCNLGPQLTASGRLIMPANVVFLHTDDPSGLSGWVRAALPGIPPEHPDDSAGFARLFAEDPDRFGFCEGSMFQTDNGVLRMMLRTNRPQLAVTESADNGMTWSPARMTRFSDNGSRHQFGRLPDGRYFALSTPDPENRGARTPLVLALSRDGVSFDRHFVVGDAPAHPPKFSGHAKGGRFGYPHLAVMDGVVVAAYSVAKEDVAVCRFPLSRLD